From a single Candidatus Woesearchaeota archaeon genomic region:
- a CDS encoding transglycosylase SLT domain-containing protein, translating to MAWLDTLRGLPWQAWASSLQSMRDIRLQVDRKVGEARQWHTDQTAERTRLLAERQAAQARVNDLKDFSRFPGMTPEQRSAQIGQLQSQMPGWISSQHQHPWAQLATAAVRKPLSIAWHAIRGAGGAIGPAHITPGSNTMLLALAIGYHFAKLFLITPTLYYLLWINFLMILFVIFFIFDPSERNGDVYRTLFIFVFLFEILIPYVTNDFAILQQIDFIRLYVANGFITLTWIYYAVLIRGQSIATGPTRWFRWFLALFLLGIIFYAIGTSMVELSDIELDTAGADRMYAAGLMWDKAWEGWGMLWNGVVGGFGNMRDIFSMRMKQATGEYYYGVVEENENEKLGVYLEDLTASKTEYEENEPVTVYATLLARTLDDAVTVGVACYAGSEKNRMNGSVYPDDSFEIYNLQQEELDCSFEKLPEGTNKITYTAEFNFQTIGYLKRYFTDRDALTAATRQGIDLLDEYQIQDQAPVAHYTNGPVAIGMGPEEPLLGISESYAVKPRLALTLDGSQGWGGVIAALDEVVLIIPEETSLDIAQCTDDDWTTYTVDDCIASEEGYNSKVGQECGGDESCLEEICTAQLEGYNAYTLDVDKPEYKDIKDYITISCRLNIDDVSGLLGATPISTHYFYVKTRYDYQLSDDTSVTVVEREESAPSGASGDARQSTGSTPTFSSAEKDELLQYLFYNYGDELFAAQTTYGTPVCSLAGIIAQTSSGDHNYYLDKRTGLMGVTEQLAEQLSSQASLDETYDLYDAETNINVGAAYLKNIAETVGYTDDAYSAYYYGIYRLPQADDTSSNEDAVLYATRVQDYVDLCESLVLTDSVMKSTSNADDFFREDSVTYEPDYLRFTPSNATLGTFGSWTLWLSMGSGDRALPVYFYATPASGMTELIDSVKPPVYAQWLLFEGYPFVQAYYDSDNSLFKYRYFEDFVLNTDYLLEDKPTALVPDVFYVEYDGSNIVFSVATNPEDLTDLDEVCSISWYEDIAFGSCASDDIPGLTVRNVKTQESTLGEGHANIQIEWNNEKQVEAATS from the coding sequence ATGGCTTGGTTGGATACGTTACGCGGTTTGCCTTGGCAGGCATGGGCCTCATCACTCCAATCTATGCGCGACATTCGTTTGCAAGTCGATCGCAAAGTCGGTGAAGCACGACAATGGCATACTGATCAAACCGCAGAACGAACACGACTTCTCGCTGAACGACAAGCCGCACAAGCACGAGTCAATGACTTGAAAGATTTTTCTCGATTTCCAGGCATGACACCAGAACAACGTTCCGCACAGATTGGGCAACTCCAATCGCAAATGCCTGGATGGATTTCTTCTCAGCATCAACACCCTTGGGCACAGCTTGCTACTGCTGCTGTTCGAAAACCTTTGTCTATTGCATGGCATGCGATTCGTGGAGCAGGTGGCGCTATTGGACCTGCACACATTACTCCAGGAAGCAACACGATGCTTCTTGCTCTTGCGATAGGATATCACTTCGCAAAATTATTTTTGATCACGCCGACACTCTATTATCTTCTTTGGATTAATTTTTTAATGATCTTGTTTGTGATCTTCTTCATCTTTGATCCAAGCGAACGCAATGGCGATGTATACAGAACGCTTTTCATCTTTGTGTTTCTTTTTGAAATACTCATTCCTTATGTCACTAATGATTTTGCGATTCTTCAGCAGATTGATTTCATTAGGTTGTATGTCGCGAATGGTTTTATCACATTAACATGGATATATTATGCTGTTCTTATTCGTGGTCAAAGTATTGCTACTGGTCCAACTCGTTGGTTTCGTTGGTTCCTTGCTTTATTCCTTCTTGGTATCATCTTTTATGCTATAGGTACAAGCATGGTTGAACTTAGCGACATTGAACTCGATACTGCAGGCGCTGATCGAATGTATGCAGCGGGGCTTATGTGGGACAAAGCATGGGAAGGTTGGGGTATGCTTTGGAACGGCGTTGTTGGTGGCTTTGGAAACATGCGCGATATTTTTAGCATGCGCATGAAACAAGCAACAGGCGAATATTATTACGGCGTTGTTGAAGAAAACGAAAATGAAAAACTCGGCGTTTATTTAGAAGATCTTACTGCTTCAAAAACAGAATATGAAGAAAATGAACCAGTCACTGTCTACGCAACACTCCTCGCGCGCACGCTTGATGACGCAGTGACTGTTGGTGTCGCATGCTACGCAGGAAGCGAGAAAAACAGAATGAACGGAAGTGTCTACCCTGATGATTCGTTTGAAATTTATAATTTGCAACAAGAAGAATTGGATTGCAGCTTTGAAAAACTTCCTGAAGGAACAAATAAAATTACTTATACCGCGGAATTCAATTTCCAGACTATTGGGTATTTGAAACGCTATTTCACTGATCGTGACGCGCTTACTGCAGCGACACGGCAAGGTATCGATCTTCTCGACGAATACCAAATCCAAGACCAGGCTCCTGTCGCGCATTACACCAATGGTCCTGTCGCAATAGGAATGGGACCTGAAGAACCATTACTTGGCATCAGCGAATCCTACGCAGTCAAGCCGCGCCTTGCGCTCACGCTCGATGGTTCGCAAGGATGGGGCGGTGTCATTGCTGCGCTCGATGAAGTTGTTTTGATTATTCCTGAAGAAACAAGTTTGGACATTGCGCAATGCACAGATGATGACTGGACAACGTATACTGTTGATGATTGCATCGCAAGCGAAGAAGGATATAACAGCAAAGTCGGCCAGGAATGCGGCGGGGATGAGAGCTGTCTTGAAGAAATTTGCACTGCACAACTTGAAGGTTATAACGCATATACTCTTGATGTTGATAAACCAGAATACAAAGACATCAAGGATTATATCACGATTAGCTGTCGATTGAATATTGATGATGTTTCTGGCTTACTTGGCGCAACGCCTATCTCGACGCATTATTTCTACGTTAAAACTCGATATGATTATCAGTTGAGCGATGACACGAGCGTGACTGTTGTTGAACGTGAAGAAAGCGCTCCATCTGGTGCTTCTGGCGATGCTCGTCAATCCACAGGAAGCACCCCTACCTTTTCCAGCGCTGAAAAAGATGAATTGCTGCAATATTTATTTTACAATTATGGCGATGAACTCTTTGCCGCACAAACAACGTATGGCACTCCTGTCTGTTCTCTTGCAGGTATTATCGCGCAGACTTCTTCAGGAGACCATAATTACTATCTTGATAAACGAACAGGATTAATGGGCGTGACTGAACAGCTTGCAGAACAACTTAGCTCACAGGCGTCTCTTGATGAAACTTATGATCTGTATGACGCTGAAACGAATATCAATGTTGGCGCGGCATATCTCAAGAATATCGCAGAAACTGTTGGGTATACTGACGATGCATATAGCGCATATTATTATGGTATTTATCGTCTTCCGCAAGCAGATGACACTTCTTCAAATGAAGACGCTGTGCTTTACGCAACACGCGTGCAGGATTATGTTGATCTTTGCGAATCTCTTGTACTTACTGACAGCGTGATGAAGTCCACAAGTAATGCCGATGATTTCTTTAGAGAAGACTCTGTGACTTATGAACCAGACTATTTACGATTTACTCCGAGCAATGCAACGCTCGGCACTTTTGGAAGCTGGACACTCTGGCTTTCTATGGGTAGCGGTGATCGCGCATTGCCTGTCTATTTCTATGCGACCCCTGCTTCTGGTATGACGGAGCTGATCGATTCAGTCAAACCACCTGTCTATGCGCAATGGTTGTTGTTTGAAGGATACCCTTTTGTTCAGGCATATTATGACAGCGATAATTCTCTTTTCAAATACAGATACTTTGAGGACTTTGTTCTCAACACAGATTATCTTTTGGAAGATAAACCTACTGCGCTTGTTCCTGATGTCTTCTATGTAGAATATGATGGTTCCAATATTGTCTTTAGTGTTGCGACAAATCCAGAAGATCTTACAGATCTTGATGAGGTTTGTTCTATCTCATGGTATGAAGACATTGCGTTTGGTTCTTGCGCATCTGATGATATACCTGGTCTTACTGTTCGTAATGTGAAAACACAAGAATCTACTCTTGGTGAAGGGCATGCAAATATTCAAATAGAATGGAATAATGAAAAACAAGTGGAGGCAGCAACATCATGA
- a CDS encoding mRNA surveillance protein pelota: MKILHRDLKQGKIKVQIDNLDDLWYLSAIIEEKDRVEGLTERKIKLEGAGSDRDQKVIRKTVHLEIDVEKVEFHKYANILRISGKIINGPEDVPRGTYHTFNGEPGTTLTIRKEQWLKYQLEKLKEAAETKQAKVLLCLVDRDEAFFATMKRYGYEFLLEMKGEVQKKASPEKVKATFYQDVVKQIEEYEKRYELDKIIVASPGFWKEYLQEEIKSKAIAKKVLLATCSDVSKAGFEEVLKRPETMTALKDDNIVREINLVDDVMKEIVKDGNAVYGMKETRKAAEAGAISELLVTDALIQKMRQENVFAQLDRLMRTVNQANGNVHIVSAEHEGGKKLDGLGGIAAILRYKMSW, from the coding sequence ATGAAAATCCTCCATCGTGACCTCAAGCAAGGGAAAATCAAAGTACAGATCGACAACCTCGATGATCTCTGGTATCTCAGTGCCATTATTGAAGAGAAAGACAGAGTCGAAGGACTCACCGAGCGAAAAATAAAGTTAGAAGGGGCAGGAAGCGATAGAGATCAAAAAGTAATACGAAAGACAGTGCATCTTGAAATTGACGTGGAAAAAGTAGAATTTCATAAATACGCAAACATCTTAAGAATCTCAGGCAAAATCATAAATGGTCCTGAAGATGTGCCAAGAGGAACCTATCACACGTTTAATGGAGAACCGGGAACAACGCTCACGATCAGAAAAGAGCAGTGGCTAAAATATCAACTGGAAAAGCTCAAAGAAGCTGCAGAAACAAAACAGGCAAAAGTGCTTCTCTGCCTTGTCGACAGAGACGAAGCATTCTTCGCGACAATGAAACGATATGGCTACGAATTCCTGTTAGAAATGAAAGGCGAAGTACAAAAAAAAGCAAGTCCTGAAAAAGTAAAAGCAACATTCTATCAAGATGTCGTGAAGCAAATAGAAGAATACGAAAAAAGATATGAGCTTGATAAAATAATTGTCGCAAGTCCTGGTTTTTGGAAAGAATATTTACAAGAAGAAATCAAGAGCAAAGCAATCGCGAAAAAAGTGTTGCTTGCAACCTGTAGTGATGTCAGCAAAGCTGGATTTGAAGAAGTCCTCAAGCGCCCTGAAACAATGACTGCGCTTAAAGATGACAATATTGTGCGAGAGATAAATTTAGTAGATGATGTGATGAAAGAAATTGTCAAGGATGGAAACGCAGTGTATGGAATGAAAGAAACAAGAAAAGCGGCAGAAGCAGGCGCAATAAGCGAACTCCTCGTCACCGATGCGTTAATCCAAAAAATGCGGCAGGAGAATGTATTCGCGCAATTAGACAGGCTCATGCGAACAGTGAATCAGGCAAATGGAAATGTGCATATAGTCAGCGCAGAGCATGAAGGCGGAAAGAAATTAGATGGTCTTGGCGGCATTGCTGCGATTCTCAGGTATAAGATGAGTTGGTAA
- a CDS encoding glycosyltransferase family 39 protein: MIDALLLISIVFFFLLLFFLGFSLFYFSPVSFSTTDNFFIRLLLYLGSGLGTLVFLIILFDVGGIPLDYRIFFAISLLCPLHFVLFHWNNFISSLQGLFSFSSYSKKEVLCFGAIFVAALVLFYTFLVGAFAYPYLEDDDPWEHAVAVKYIADEKTYYQPSGEAISHYLEPYPPTYDALLALVYQINGSIFLTLKVFNVLLIALGILFFFLFARELFGLEVATVAALVLVVLPSWMSHFIWSHTLALVLFFPALMLALRGFTDQRYILPAVILIAAEMVTHPFVAILFGAFYIILVLWHVGFTFASLQKKTFTTMNAFTSSFLIGFFGVALSFLYWGQQLLRHGLENILYSHTGGFSGVASSGLETAADLYINPAYTLSDFLVAPLVTKIDQPTGFGVLVFVFVLFSVLYLLWNWKNYFSAEKYHLVVLVWFVLTFVGLLGGHLPFSILTHRFWAYVSIPMALLVGIFVVLLFEKIQNRTVAIVVGSLLFVGVFGIPSFDAFNAYTSWYPKYVVETSSWPPGVAWSSVQELEGYMWMHDNLAGSRVLSLCKEERFLIGFDVETHFPNDEMNAFRKTIATKTVEELVEKSAGYDALSLEYTCVKKGYLTEEELNTFANALASEFSVLFMNDEVVVYALN, translated from the coding sequence ATGATCGACGCACTCTTGCTCATTAGTATTGTCTTTTTTTTCCTTCTTCTCTTTTTCTTAGGTTTCTCTCTTTTTTATTTTTCTCCTGTCTCTTTTTCTACAACAGATAATTTTTTCATTCGCTTGCTTTTGTATCTTGGTTCTGGTTTAGGCACTCTTGTCTTTCTTATCATTCTCTTTGATGTAGGGGGTATTCCTTTAGATTATAGAATCTTCTTTGCAATTTCTCTGCTCTGTCCCTTGCATTTTGTTCTCTTTCACTGGAATAATTTTATTTCTTCTCTTCAAGGTCTTTTTTCCTTTTCTTCGTATTCAAAGAAAGAAGTTCTTTGTTTTGGTGCTATTTTTGTTGCTGCTCTTGTTCTTTTCTACACTTTTCTTGTTGGCGCGTTTGCTTATCCATATTTAGAGGATGATGATCCGTGGGAACACGCTGTTGCTGTCAAATATATTGCAGATGAAAAGACGTATTATCAGCCAAGTGGCGAAGCAATCTCTCATTATCTTGAACCGTATCCTCCTACTTATGATGCACTTCTTGCTCTTGTCTATCAAATCAATGGAAGTATTTTCTTGACGCTCAAAGTGTTTAACGTGCTCTTGATTGCGCTTGGCATTCTTTTCTTTTTTCTTTTTGCCCGCGAATTATTTGGTCTTGAGGTTGCCACTGTTGCTGCTCTGGTTCTTGTTGTACTCCCAAGCTGGATGAGTCATTTTATTTGGAGTCACACTCTTGCGCTTGTTCTCTTCTTTCCTGCATTGATGCTTGCTCTTCGTGGTTTTACTGACCAGCGTTACATACTTCCTGCCGTTATTCTTATTGCAGCGGAAATGGTCACTCATCCTTTTGTCGCGATTCTCTTTGGTGCGTTTTACATTATCCTTGTTCTCTGGCACGTTGGTTTTACATTTGCTTCTTTACAGAAAAAAACATTCACGACTATGAACGCCTTTACTAGTAGTTTTTTGATTGGCTTTTTTGGTGTTGCTTTGAGCTTTCTTTATTGGGGGCAGCAGTTGCTTCGGCATGGCCTTGAAAATATTCTTTACAGTCATACTGGTGGTTTTAGTGGTGTTGCATCTTCTGGCTTAGAAACAGCTGCGGATTTGTACATTAATCCCGCATATACTTTATCAGATTTTCTTGTTGCGCCTCTTGTGACGAAAATAGATCAGCCAACAGGATTTGGGGTTCTTGTATTTGTTTTTGTGCTTTTTTCTGTTCTTTATCTTCTTTGGAACTGGAAGAATTATTTTTCTGCTGAAAAATACCATCTTGTTGTTCTTGTATGGTTTGTTCTTACATTTGTAGGATTGCTTGGTGGACATTTGCCGTTTAGCATATTGACGCATCGGTTTTGGGCGTATGTTTCTATTCCAATGGCTTTGCTTGTCGGTATTTTTGTTGTTCTCCTTTTTGAAAAAATACAGAATCGCACTGTTGCTATTGTCGTTGGTTCTCTTCTTTTTGTCGGTGTTTTTGGCATTCCTTCTTTTGACGCATTTAATGCGTATACTTCCTGGTATCCTAAGTATGTTGTGGAGACTTCATCATGGCCTCCTGGTGTTGCGTGGAGTTCTGTGCAAGAATTGGAAGGATATATGTGGATGCATGATAATCTTGCGGGTTCTCGTGTTTTGAGTTTGTGCAAAGAAGAGCGGTTCTTGATTGGGTTTGATGTTGAGACGCATTTTCCGAATGATGAGATGAATGCGTTTAGAAAAACTATTGCAACGAAAACAGTTGAGGAGCTTGTAGAAAAAAGCGCAGGCTATGATGCACTTTCTTTGGAATATACTTGTGTGAAAAAGGGATACTTGACTGAGGAAGAGTTGAATACTTTCGCGAATGCGCTTGCTTCAGAATTTTCTGTTTTGTTTATGAATGATGAAGTTGTGGTGTATGCTTTGAATTGA
- a CDS encoding class I SAM-dependent methyltransferase, with the protein MTEIQNANNQDPVGFSLWYLHPRLYDLGMLLINGTFYLNIYKAIAAQIPENSSVLDVGAGPCTLSRYLKKSCRYEAWDTNPHFVRFSKKNGINIRAVNALEEPIPPQYDYIVLSGVLHHIHPHEKHLVGKCFAAAQKGLIIVEPFANPQQETRKIYRMLRDFRRKTFLERWVGEYDGRNHPDGIIIHSEKELLTFLDSFGKNTKTYIGDEILTVYSK; encoded by the coding sequence ATGACTGAAATACAAAACGCAAACAACCAAGACCCTGTTGGCTTTTCCTTGTGGTATCTTCATCCACGACTCTATGATCTTGGCATGCTTTTGATTAACGGAACTTTTTATCTTAACATTTACAAAGCAATCGCTGCACAGATTCCAGAAAACAGTTCTGTTCTTGATGTTGGCGCTGGTCCATGCACACTTTCTCGCTATCTGAAGAAATCTTGTAGATACGAGGCATGGGACACTAACCCTCATTTTGTTCGCTTCAGTAAAAAGAATGGAATCAACATTCGTGCTGTTAATGCATTAGAAGAACCTATCCCTCCACAGTATGATTACATTGTTTTGAGTGGTGTATTGCATCACATTCATCCGCATGAAAAGCATCTTGTCGGAAAATGTTTCGCTGCTGCACAAAAAGGACTTATTATTGTGGAGCCATTTGCAAATCCACAACAGGAAACACGAAAAATATATCGCATGTTGCGTGATTTTCGTCGTAAAACTTTTTTAGAGCGCTGGGTTGGGGAGTATGATGGCAGAAATCATCCAGATGGCATTATTATTCATTCTGAAAAAGAACTGCTTACGTTTCTTGATTCTTTTGGGAAAAATACAAAAACATATATTGGTGATGAAATTCTTACTGTGTATTCAAAATGA
- a CDS encoding glycosyltransferase family 2 protein: MVQDQKLSIIIPVYNEEAYVAQLLDRVLAVKLPSLSKEVIIIESNSTDGTREIVKKYEKNKEVKVFYQEKPLGKGNALKLGFQHATGIIILIQDADLEYQPEEYGKLLEPILSGQTSFVLGSRPLAKESWTIRKYPGYFFYARLLNLGGFFYTMLFNALYFIWLTDPATMFKVFKKECISGLTFKSNYFDLDWELVSKLVRKGYSPVEVPVSYHSRSTAEGKKIRFLRDGILVFWAILRYRFFD, translated from the coding sequence ATGGTTCAAGATCAAAAACTTTCCATTATTATTCCAGTTTATAACGAAGAAGCATACGTTGCGCAGCTTCTTGATCGTGTGCTTGCGGTCAAACTTCCTTCTCTCTCTAAAGAAGTGATCATTATCGAAAGCAATTCCACTGATGGGACACGCGAGATTGTCAAAAAATATGAGAAGAACAAAGAAGTCAAAGTTTTTTATCAAGAAAAACCGCTTGGAAAAGGCAATGCGCTGAAACTGGGATTTCAACACGCAACTGGGATTATTATTCTTATTCAGGACGCTGATTTAGAATATCAACCTGAAGAGTATGGGAAATTGCTTGAACCAATTCTTTCTGGTCAAACTTCCTTTGTTCTTGGCAGTAGACCTCTCGCGAAAGAAAGTTGGACTATTCGTAAGTATCCAGGCTATTTCTTTTATGCACGCCTTCTCAATCTTGGCGGTTTTTTTTATACAATGCTTTTTAACGCTCTTTATTTTATCTGGCTTACTGATCCTGCCACCATGTTCAAGGTCTTCAAAAAGGAATGTATTTCTGGATTGACTTTCAAAAGCAATTATTTTGACTTGGATTGGGAGCTTGTTTCGAAACTGGTGAGGAAAGGCTACTCGCCTGTTGAGGTTCCAGTTTCTTATCATTCTCGGTCGACTGCTGAAGGAAAGAAAATACGCTTTTTGAGGGATGGAATTCTAGTTTTTTGGGCTATTTTACGGTATAGGTTTTTTGACTAG
- a CDS encoding class I SAM-dependent methyltransferase encodes MDDMCFVCSGKGLLKQTKPIPMYLCMNCGSMWQQKSVPKKTDAEIYSEAYYKKIWGYSKETDALVARSKWYVSKKCIKLLHRYKKGGTVLEVGCGLGYLLALLQQDSFCYDVYGIEVSSFAQRVSEERVGKGTIFSSFDFLKKRNILFDSIIFFDSLEHIADQDTLFRDLDALLKDDGIVLVIMPDASSWVAQLFGKNWLEYKEDHVLFYTKKSFAQQLEQKGYHLLLCRSTWKTVTLYYFISYLSVFRIPVVSSFFEFLERLLPEFILNIPLSLPIGQMVAVFERK; translated from the coding sequence ATGGATGATATGTGCTTTGTTTGCAGTGGCAAAGGTCTTTTGAAACAGACAAAACCCATTCCTATGTACCTCTGCATGAATTGTGGGAGTATGTGGCAGCAGAAATCTGTTCCTAAAAAAACAGACGCGGAAATATATTCAGAAGCGTATTACAAAAAGATTTGGGGATATAGCAAGGAAACAGATGCTCTTGTTGCTCGGTCAAAATGGTATGTTTCTAAAAAGTGCATCAAGCTTCTTCATCGTTATAAGAAAGGAGGAACTGTTCTTGAAGTTGGTTGCGGACTTGGATACTTGCTTGCACTTCTTCAGCAGGATTCTTTTTGTTACGATGTCTATGGCATTGAAGTTTCTTCTTTTGCGCAACGTGTTTCTGAAGAACGGGTTGGAAAAGGAACGATCTTTTCTTCTTTTGATTTTCTGAAGAAGAGAAATATTCTTTTTGACAGTATTATTTTCTTCGATTCATTGGAGCATATTGCTGATCAGGATACTTTGTTTCGCGATCTTGATGCTCTTTTGAAGGATGATGGTATTGTTCTTGTCATCATGCCTGATGCCTCTTCGTGGGTTGCACAGCTCTTTGGCAAAAATTGGCTTGAATACAAAGAAGATCACGTTCTTTTTTATACAAAAAAATCCTTTGCGCAACAGTTAGAGCAGAAAGGATACCACTTATTGCTTTGTCGTTCGACCTGGAAGACCGTGACCTTGTATTATTTTATTTCTTATCTTTCTGTTTTTAGAATTCCTGTGGTGAGTTCCTTCTTTGAATTCTTGGAAAGACTTTTACCTGAATTTATTTTGAACATTCCTCTCTCTTTGCCTATTGGACAAATGGTTGCAGTTTTTGAGAGGAAGTAG
- a CDS encoding glycosyltransferase family 9 protein, translating into MDVLIIKLGALGDVLRTTFVARGIKEKYPESRITWLTKENAEEILTNNPFIASIIVWGQRDILYGKHFDWILSLDDEEEVCAFAFAMDTERLQGAYLQNSKRVYTADVEAWFGMGLLRSEERGGKAEADRLKAANRRTFQDIYAEMFEIKQCAQRKPILELTQEELRYGQGIAEKAGIEKQNTVIGINPGAGIRWILKMLRVEKTAAVCNALAENPNNKILLLGGLDEAERNKKIKALCPNPNIIYVEPVASIRTFASVINVCDIVITADSLALHIAHALEKQVIAFFGPTSPWEIEMFNKGTKIFKESDCLCCYKKITDKKPSCIERIEIQDLLTPTQKMIENIEQERGV; encoded by the coding sequence ATGGATGTTTTAATAATTAAACTTGGTGCGTTAGGCGATGTTCTTAGAACCACTTTTGTAGCAAGAGGAATAAAAGAAAAGTATCCTGAAAGCAGAATAACATGGCTCACGAAAGAAAACGCAGAAGAAATCCTCACAAATAATCCTTTTATAGCCTCCATAATTGTTTGGGGACAAAGAGATATACTTTATGGCAAACACTTTGATTGGATACTTTCGCTTGATGATGAAGAAGAAGTTTGTGCGTTTGCTTTTGCTATGGACACTGAACGATTACAAGGTGCATACCTACAAAATAGCAAGAGAGTATACACTGCAGATGTCGAAGCATGGTTTGGTATGGGTTTGCTCAGATCAGAAGAACGCGGCGGAAAAGCAGAAGCAGACCGCTTGAAAGCAGCAAACAGAAGAACATTCCAAGATATCTACGCGGAAATGTTTGAGATCAAACAATGCGCGCAACGAAAACCAATCTTAGAACTCACGCAGGAAGAACTCAGATATGGTCAAGGAATCGCAGAAAAAGCAGGAATAGAAAAGCAAAACACCGTGATTGGCATTAATCCAGGAGCAGGAATTCGATGGATACTCAAAATGCTCCGTGTTGAGAAAACAGCAGCAGTGTGCAATGCGCTTGCAGAGAATCCAAATAACAAAATTCTTCTTTTGGGTGGCTTAGATGAGGCAGAGCGAAACAAGAAAATAAAAGCGCTTTGTCCAAATCCAAATATCATCTATGTCGAACCAGTCGCGAGCATCAGAACATTTGCAAGCGTCATTAATGTCTGCGACATCGTGATCACAGCAGACAGCCTTGCGCTCCACATTGCGCACGCATTAGAAAAACAAGTGATTGCGTTTTTTGGACCAACATCACCGTGGGAAATTGAAATGTTCAATAAAGGAACAAAGATATTCAAAGAAAGCGATTGTCTCTGCTGCTACAAAAAAATAACAGACAAAAAACCAAGCTGTATTGAGCGCATAGAAATACAAGACCTTCTTACACCAACACAAAAAATGATAGAGAATATTGAACAAGAAAGAGGAGTCTAA
- a CDS encoding UDP-N-acetylglucosamine 2-epimerase, whose translation MTTEKGNYDNYESMFGAVKNIPEEIRVETKQESHIQIVPKYLPMSINESLIKETMEKAQKEKKWVLVFVIGTKPCFYKFYGSIVEAQKQDVPYIIINSNQHYDANLTYGEKEFDYANKIAVNLSIRGNLAQKSAELFTKFSWFANYLKKEWPEITVMPVVLGDTIMCSIVPAAWMFNREEKAIHNEAGLRSMTATCLPQATTLTPEEFVKEQWYGEWKILTNEPFPEQWDTFVASKGSEFMFAPLELNKQHLIREGHPENKIWVTGGVVVEALERKMQEKPTKSIFEIYPQLTEGEWLRVDIHRKENQVEKRFRAIIECMKILLEKGNKICFIEMNTTRDSLNKYNLRPMIEEMKKSKNFLHTEVWPEYANVIEFYNSKHCLAALTDSGGVQEEMNLLGKPCFTSRFNTDRPETVMDSHSNLLVPPISGAFMAATVDYAVKNEAIMNTMRTAKKLYGKEVAKKFISIVKQLMEENRKPFGWAHDDLGYS comes from the coding sequence ATGACCACAGAAAAAGGAAATTACGATAACTACGAATCCATGTTTGGCGCGGTAAAAAATATTCCCGAAGAAATCCGAGTCGAAACAAAGCAGGAAAGCCACATCCAAATCGTGCCAAAATATTTGCCAATGAGCATCAATGAAAGTCTTATTAAAGAAACAATGGAAAAAGCGCAGAAAGAAAAGAAATGGGTGCTTGTCTTTGTCATTGGCACAAAACCATGCTTTTACAAATTCTATGGATCTATTGTTGAAGCGCAAAAGCAAGATGTTCCGTACATTATCATTAATTCCAACCAACATTATGACGCGAACTTGACGTACGGAGAAAAAGAATTTGATTACGCGAATAAGATTGCAGTAAATCTCTCCATACGAGGAAATCTTGCGCAAAAATCAGCAGAACTTTTCACCAAATTCAGTTGGTTCGCGAATTACCTGAAAAAAGAGTGGCCTGAGATTACCGTCATGCCTGTCGTGCTTGGAGACACGATTATGTGCAGCATTGTTCCAGCGGCATGGATGTTTAACAGAGAAGAAAAAGCAATTCACAATGAAGCAGGTCTACGTTCAATGACAGCGACGTGCCTGCCGCAAGCAACAACACTCACTCCAGAAGAGTTTGTCAAAGAGCAATGGTATGGAGAATGGAAAATTTTAACCAATGAGCCATTCCCAGAACAATGGGACACCTTTGTTGCGTCAAAAGGAAGCGAGTTTATGTTTGCGCCGTTGGAATTAAACAAGCAACATCTCATCAGAGAAGGACATCCTGAAAATAAGATCTGGGTGACTGGTGGTGTCGTTGTCGAAGCGTTAGAAAGGAAAATGCAGGAAAAACCAACAAAAAGTATTTTTGAAATCTATCCACAACTTACAGAAGGAGAATGGCTTCGTGTTGATATTCACAGAAAAGAAAATCAGGTGGAAAAACGATTTAGAGCAATCATTGAATGCATGAAAATTCTGTTGGAAAAAGGAAACAAAATTTGTTTTATTGAAATGAACACAACGCGAGATTCATTGAACAAATATAATCTTCGTCCAATGATTGAAGAAATGAAAAAAAGTAAAAACTTCTTGCATACAGAAGTCTGGCCAGAATATGCGAACGTGATTGAGTTTTACAATTCGAAGCACTGCCTTGCTGCATTAACAGATTCAGGAGGAGTGCAGGAAGAAATGAATTTACTCGGCAAACCCTGCTTTACGTCACGATTTAACACAGACCGCCCAGAAACTGTGATGGACAGCCATTCCAATCTATTAGTCCCTCCAATTTCAGGAGCGTTTATGGCAGCGACAGTGGATTATGCGGTCAAGAATGAAGCGATCATGAACACGATGCGAACAGCAAAGAAACTCTACGGCAAAGAAGTTGCGAAGAAGTTTATCAGTATTGTCAAGCAATTAATGGAAGAGAACAGAAAGCCCTTTGGTTGGGCGCATGATGATTTGGGATATAGTTGA